The following coding sequences lie in one Spirosoma sp. KUDC1026 genomic window:
- a CDS encoding NADH-quinone oxidoreductase subunit N, with protein MLSIILLSVFGIAMLFLGFMKSRTVLLPAALLFILVTLVVNFLDWGKNYLYFNGMLRTDNLSMVFTAIVLGSAFLVIALSNSFIEDEEAQPAEYYAIILFSLVGAIMMISYENLIMLFVGVEILSVAMYVLTGSDKRNLRSNEAALKYFLMGAFATGIMLFGMALLYGATGSFTLAGMAAYTPNMQMGLSLLIYVGLLLLLIGLLFKVSAAPFHFWTPDVYDGAPTIFTAFMSTVVKTAGFAALLKLLSLSFDGIYPFWWMILAVITAITLVAGNVTAVYQNSFKRMMAYSSISHAGYLLIGLAALSALTKQAIVFYSLAYSVATISAFGVLLLVAKQRNAQTISGEGVMTESFDAFNGLARQNPLLGFAMTVSMLSLAGIPLTAGFWGKFYVFSSAVDRGMIWLLVVAVLMSAIGIYYYFRVIIAMYFRDGATEPIQVAPFYRYVLLAAILLTVGLGLAPGLLEGLF; from the coding sequence ATGCTGTCCATCATTCTGTTATCGGTTTTTGGTATTGCTATGCTGTTTCTGGGTTTCATGAAGTCACGAACCGTGTTGCTGCCAGCTGCGCTTCTTTTCATACTTGTTACACTCGTTGTTAATTTTCTCGATTGGGGTAAGAACTACCTCTATTTCAACGGGATGCTACGTACTGATAACCTGTCAATGGTCTTCACTGCAATTGTGCTGGGGTCGGCGTTTCTGGTAATTGCCCTATCGAACAGCTTTATTGAAGATGAAGAGGCTCAGCCGGCTGAATACTATGCCATCATTCTCTTCTCGCTGGTAGGCGCCATTATGATGATCAGCTACGAAAACCTGATTATGCTGTTTGTCGGTGTTGAGATCCTGTCGGTGGCTATGTACGTACTAACTGGTAGTGATAAACGAAACCTGCGGTCGAACGAAGCTGCGCTGAAGTACTTTCTGATGGGCGCTTTCGCTACCGGCATTATGTTGTTTGGTATGGCGCTGCTGTACGGTGCAACGGGCTCGTTTACATTAGCCGGAATGGCTGCTTACACACCCAATATGCAAATGGGCCTGTCGCTGCTCATCTACGTTGGTCTGCTGTTGCTGTTGATTGGACTGCTGTTTAAAGTATCGGCGGCACCGTTTCACTTCTGGACGCCCGACGTGTACGATGGCGCACCAACCATCTTCACTGCTTTTATGTCGACGGTCGTGAAAACGGCTGGTTTTGCGGCTCTGCTTAAATTATTATCTCTTTCGTTCGATGGTATCTATCCATTCTGGTGGATGATTCTGGCGGTTATTACGGCTATCACGCTGGTGGCAGGCAACGTAACAGCTGTTTATCAGAACAGCTTCAAGCGGATGATGGCCTACTCCAGTATCTCGCACGCGGGCTATCTGCTGATTGGTCTGGCGGCTCTGAGCGCGCTGACCAAACAGGCCATCGTCTTTTACTCGCTGGCCTATTCCGTCGCAACCATCTCGGCGTTTGGAGTATTGCTGCTCGTTGCCAAGCAACGTAATGCCCAGACCATTTCGGGTGAGGGCGTGATGACCGAAAGTTTTGACGCTTTTAATGGCCTGGCCCGGCAGAACCCGTTACTGGGTTTTGCCATGACGGTTTCGATGCTGTCCCTAGCCGGAATTCCACTGACGGCGGGTTTCTGGGGAAAATTCTACGTGTTCTCCAGTGCGGTCGACCGGGGAATGATCTGGCTGCTGGTTGTCGCCGTACTGATGTCGGCCATTGGTATCTATTATTACTTCCGCGTGATTATTGCCATGTACTTCCGTGACGGAGCTACGGAGCCGATTCAGGTAGCGCCTTTTTATCGTTACGTCCTGCTGGCGGCTATCCTGCTGACGGTTGGCCTTGGTCTGGCACCGGGTTTGCTGGAAGGCTTATTCTAA
- a CDS encoding GtrA family protein, which translates to MRSIPPPKRQEVRTFLTYFLTALLGASINFISRIFYRNFFDFDTSVLCGYLTATILTFIPTKRYAFAAAETGNTGREAVKFLLIALLALLVQVYGAKYTLHYVANPLLPRTPQLWRETGSHVVGMGMSFMANYFGHKLLTFRSTGVYDRFRQRR; encoded by the coding sequence GTGAGAAGTATACCGCCACCAAAGCGCCAGGAAGTCAGGACCTTTCTCACGTATTTTTTAACGGCGCTGCTTGGAGCCTCCATTAATTTTATCAGTCGAATCTTCTATCGAAACTTCTTCGATTTCGATACCAGTGTTTTGTGCGGCTACCTGACTGCTACCATTTTAACCTTTATTCCCACGAAGCGCTACGCTTTTGCCGCAGCCGAAACCGGAAATACAGGCCGGGAAGCCGTTAAATTTTTGCTGATTGCCCTGCTGGCTCTGCTTGTGCAGGTGTACGGTGCCAAATATACCCTTCATTACGTCGCTAATCCGTTACTGCCCAGAACGCCCCAGTTGTGGCGCGAAACAGGCTCGCATGTGGTAGGCATGGGTATGAGTTTCATGGCAAATTACTTCGGCCATAAACTGCTGACGTTCCGCAGTACGGGAGTGTACGATCGGTTCCGACAAAGACGGTAA
- a CDS encoding sprT domain-containing protein has product MTDLFTQYFSGQSTVYCRQLWQQYGFGFRVVRPRRSKLGDFRAYPDGRTQVTVNADLNPHAFLITYVHEVAHAAVHLAYRKRYQQNRLLGKRTRRPQPHGTEWQITFNQLMQPLLTESVFPTVVLGPLRQYMQKPAATTSANPVLMHALRQFDDSPLEPVDPSRMLLRDIPEGGSFRLGKKTFVRGTLRRTRVVCKEITSGSSYAILAHAWVEKSSL; this is encoded by the coding sequence TTGACAGACCTTTTTACTCAATATTTTTCCGGACAGTCGACTGTTTACTGCCGTCAGCTGTGGCAACAATACGGGTTTGGTTTTCGGGTAGTACGGCCGCGTCGATCCAAACTCGGAGATTTCAGGGCTTACCCGGATGGACGAACGCAGGTTACGGTCAATGCCGACCTGAACCCGCACGCTTTTCTGATTACGTACGTGCATGAAGTAGCCCATGCAGCTGTTCATCTGGCCTACCGGAAACGGTACCAGCAGAATCGTCTGCTGGGTAAACGCACCCGGCGGCCCCAGCCACACGGAACAGAATGGCAAATAACCTTCAATCAACTCATGCAGCCCCTGCTCACTGAGTCGGTTTTTCCTACTGTCGTTCTCGGCCCGTTGCGGCAATATATGCAGAAACCAGCCGCGACGACATCGGCCAATCCGGTGCTGATGCATGCATTACGCCAGTTCGACGACAGCCCGTTGGAGCCTGTTGATCCCAGCCGGATGTTACTGCGCGATATTCCTGAGGGAGGTTCGTTCCGACTTGGAAAAAAGACCTTTGTGCGGGGTACGTTACGTCGGACCCGCGTCGTTTGTAAAGAGATAACATCCGGTAGTTCTTACGCAATTCTGGCTCATGCATGGGTGGAAAAAAGCAGCCTGTAG